Proteins from a genomic interval of Arachis hypogaea cultivar Tifrunner chromosome 10, arahy.Tifrunner.gnm2.J5K5, whole genome shotgun sequence:
- the LOC112718388 gene encoding B3 domain-containing transcription factor VRN1 has product MPLHERGFFKVLVQSFKHELKIPKLFVKEYWRGVSNPIVLKLPNTLKQRVYWIQKNEGEIWLEEGWEQVVKDFGLEYSQFLTFDYKGWSCFEVKIYPMKDSEIMPPHHQICFFQILAHNKFYQKLMIPKCANEYWKRMSNPIKLVLPCGSVERKVMWTKRGENIWLEQGWEKVVELCGLSYEWLLTFDYNGRSSFEVKVYDTTGLRVAYYNFDEYDVENNKDVDETESDDDDDDDDDDDDDDDNDDDDDDDEDGDDDFAEDYCDEEYHHYEFVQEHFKRKKINTVNGSNRNPSFKIRIQESYVESRCVAIPATFARKHLEEGPIRMIVGNRAWTVCYKTWRGRARYRKHKLQSGWLRFRRENNLEVGDVCVFELISKFPQTMIVRVQSG; this is encoded by the exons ATGCCTTTACATGAAAGAGGTTTCTTTAAAGTTCTTGTTCAAAGCTTTAAGCATGAGTtg AAAATTCCTAAACTTTTTGTGAAAGAATATTGGAGAGGAGTATCAAATCCTATAGTGTTAAAGCTACCAAACACTCTTAAACAAAGAGTATATTGGATTCAAAAGAATGAAGGTGAAATTTGGTTGGAAGAAGGTTGGGAACAAGTTGTGAAGGATTTTGGCTTAGAATATTCACAGTTTTTGACTTTTGATTATAAAGGATGGTCTTGCTTTGAAGTCAAAATATATCCTATGAAGGATTCTGAGATAATGCCTCCTCATCATCAAATATGTTTCTTTCAGATTCTTGCTCACAACAAGTTTTACCAAAAGCTG atGATTCCTAAATGTGCAAATGAATATTGGAAAAGAATGTCAAACCCTATAAAGTTGGTATTACCTTGTGGTAGTGTTGAGAGGAAAGTGATGTGGACCAAAAGAGGAGAAAATATTTGGTTGGAACAAGGTTGGGAAAAGGTTGTGGAGTTGTGTGGTTTGAGTTATGAGTGGTTGTTGACTTTTGACTACAATGGAAGGTCTAGTTTTGAAGTCAAAGTATATGATACCACTGGTTTAAGGGTAGCATATTATAATTTTGATGAGTATGATGTTGAGAATAACAAAGATGTTGATGAAACTgagagtgatgatgatgatgatgatgatgatgatgatgatgatgatgatgataatgatgatgatgatgatgatgatgaggatggtgATGATGATTTTGCTGAAGATTATTGTGATGAAGAATATCATCATTATGAGTTTGTTCAAGAACACTTCAAGAGAAAGAAGATCAACACAG TTAATGGGAGCAATAGGAATCCCAGTTTCAAGATTCGAATTCAAGAATCATATGTTGAGTCAAGATGCGTG GCAATACCAGCAACGTTTGCAAGGAAGCATTTGGAGGAAGGACCGATTCGTATGATTGTGGGTAACAGAGCTTGGACTGTGTGCTACAAAACTTGGAGAGGAAGGGCCAGATATCGCAAACACAAATTGCAAAGTGGGTGGCTCAGATTTAGAAGAGAGAACAATTTAGAGGTTGGTGATGTTTGTGTCTTTGAGTTAATTAGCAAATTTCCTCAGACAATGATCGTGAGAGTGCAGAGTGGATGA
- the LOC112717072 gene encoding probable disease resistance protein At4g27220, which yields MGRPKNPIWNEVTIIGESERERKWLCNRCGKIYAGGATRINEHLGNTKGKGNITLCPRRHDLLANEGVNNSMLPGSSNQVEAPNEFGLNNGVLAASSNQLEDPNRLDSLPEPGFELVDNPYHEEAEGHPNTISACFDGPIDQNDVAGPSNMVEGLSDSDEVLESDNSDFETNIEKLRELVDELTGWEEEVKEELQWLEYCGKKHKREEVDDWLKKAADFKKEAHEIFDSFPRDALQDLQMKTDDLLCRFNWLEDEIPFHYDEDPMHVYFAKMREFLRNNNVFLIGVRGMGGVGKTWLVTYFRNQIRRNKSFNFEDVFWVTVSQDFSILKLQNSLAKRIGEKLDDDDEIIDRAEILSSALEKIDRSVLILDDVWNYIDLQKVGIPLRINGIKLILTSRLKHVFRQMDCPTDNVIEMKPLLQYTDWELFLLNLGCDGRPANLSSEVENTAQSVVEMFGGLPLGIKVMARLMKGVNDDSNIWRYTQNKLEDSSMGEDMEEKVIKVLKRSYDHLQDKTIQNGFLQHALYSKVSDEVFIMNLVDEGLIQSTSSLEKILVQGKAILAKLESHSLIDWLDPGWCMHGLLREMASHIMKGRFMLRCGKRLDNIPEMQEWAPLLEKVSLMDNRIEEIPEGTSPECPQLSTLNFSKNMIRCIPDCFFYRIKALTLLDLSHNKKLTSLPNSLSSLRCLKSLLLKGCDALESVPPLGNLQELSRLVISGTSIKEAPDGLEVLTKLRWLDLSYNMKLVCVEWSVICGLTNVQYLNLGQTSITGEVEILHGMMSRLKCFVGSFQVAKNLADFVENILNRDGGLEYYQIGFRYPDVFWEHDFTGRKRKLIIVQDFEGYELLLPSDLDQLVIRNNKQWSGDLCGAFSFKAPSSLREIQVRDFPKLERLCCMSGRCSFCQHLQNLQSLDLYRLERLDAIWSEEDEFIGLPNLSQLKISYCDTIERLMGAAALAKFPKLEGIDVSSCKLMKEVFATGMSEDDPDHTITFPNSFKYLYLLNLPELVSVCGSIIVSESPPVVTAYCCRQLRQSHLRHKQSPSASESNIKIRY from the exons ATGGGTAGACCGAAAAATCCCATCTGGAATGAAGTTACTATAAtaggagagagtgagagagagagaaaatggttGTGCAATCGCTGTGGCAAGATATATGCAGGAGGCGCTACAAGAATTAATGAGCATCTGGGAAATACAAAAGGGAAGGGGAATATCACTTTATGCCCTCGTCGTCACGATCTACTTGCTAATGAAGGAGTAAACAATTCTATGTTGCCTGGTTCAAGTAATCAAGTGGAAGCTCCAAATGAATTCGGTTTAAACAATGGTGTGTTGGCTGCTTCAAGTAATCAATTGGAAGATCCAAATCGATTGGATTCATTACCAGAACCAG GTTTTGAACTTGTGGATAATCCCTACCATGAAGAGGCTGAAGGTCATCCTAATACGATATCTGCTTGCTTTGACGGTCCAATAGATCAAAATGATGTGGCTGGACCCAGCAATATGGTGGAAG GTTTGTCAGATTCAGATGAGGTTCTGGAAAGTGATAACAGTGATTTTGAAACTAACATTGAAAAACTACGTGAATTGGTTGATGAATTAACCGGCTGGGAAGAAGAAGTTAAAGAAGAACTGCAGTGGCTGGAGTATTGTGGCAAGAAGCATAAAAGGGAAGAAGTCGATGATTGGTTAAAGAAAGCGGCAGACTTTAAAAAAGAAGCTCATGAAATATTTGACTCGTTCCCTCGGGATGCTTTGCAAGACCTTCAAATGAAAACAGATGATTTACTTTGCAGATTTAACTGGCTGGAGGATGAGATACCTTTTCACTATGATGAGGATCCTATGCACGTATATTTCGCAAAGATGCGAGAATTTCTAAGGAATAACAATGTCTTCTTGATCGGTGTACGTGGAATGGGAGGAGTGGGAAAAACGTGGCTAGTAACTTACTTCAGGAATCAAATAAGAAGGAACAAGAGTTTTAATTTTGAGGATGTGTTTTGGGTCACAGTATCCCAGGATTTTAGCATTCTTAAATTGCAAAACTCTCTTGCCAAAAGGATAGGTGAAaagcttgatgatgatgatgagataaTTGACAGGGCAGAAATCCTGTCATCTGCATTGGAGAAGATAGATAGATCAGTGCTTATCTTGGACGATGTTTGGAATTATATTGATTTGCAGAAGGTGGGAATTCCGCTTAGAATAAATGGGATCAAATTGATTTTAACAAGTCGTCTAAAGCATGTGTTCAGACAAATGGATTGCCCGACAGATAATGTAATAGAAATGAAACCTTTACTCCAATACACGGATTGGGAGTTATTTTTGCTAAACCTTGGATGTGATGGAAGGCCTGCAAACCTTTCCAGTGAAGTGGAAAATACTGCACAATCTGTTGTAGAGATGTTTGGGGGCTTGCCACTTGGAATCAAGGTGATGGCAAGATTGATGAAAGGGGTAAATGATGACAGTAATATCTGGAGATATACACAGAACAAACTTGAAGATTCATCAATGGGAGAAGACATGGAAGAAAAGGTTATAAAGGTATTAAAACGAAGCTATGACCACCTGCAAGACAAGACTATTCAAAATGGTTTCTTGCAACATGCATTATACAGTAAGGTTTCAGATGAGGTGTTTATTATGAATCTCGTTGATGAAGGGTTAATACAATCAACAAGTAGTTTGGAAAAAATACTGGTTCAGGGGAAAGCAATATTAGCTAAACTCGAGAGCCATTCATTGATAGATTGGTTGGATCCTGGTTGGTGTATGCATGGCTTATTGAGGGAGATGGCAAGTCATATTATGAAGGGAAGGTTCATGCTGAGATGTGGGAAAAGGTTAGATAATATCCCTGAGATGCAGGAGTGGGCACCACTTTTGGAGAAAGTTTCATTGATGGACAATCGTATAGAAGAAATTCCAGAAGGCACATCACCAGAGTGTCCGCAGTTGTCCACCTTGAACTTTAGTAAAAATATGATTAGATGTATTCCAGATTGTTTTTTCTACCGCATTAAAGCTCTAACTCTACTTGATTTATCCCACAATAAAAAGTTAACATCCTTGCCGAATTCATTGTCTAGTTTGAGGTGCCTTAAATCATTGCTGCTCAAAGGCTGTGACGCATTGGAATCTGTGCCTCCATTGGGAAACCTGCAGGAGCTTTCAAGATTGGTTATTTCAGGGACATCAATTAAGGAAGCACCTGATGGATTGGAGGTACTGACCAAGTTGAGATGGCTTGATCTATCTTATAATATGAAACTCGTGTGTGTAGAATGGTCTGTGATATGTGGTTTGACTAACGTGCAATACCTTAATCTCGGGCAAACATCTATAACAGGAGAAGTAGAAATATTGCATGGCATGATGAGTAGGTTGAAATGTTTTGTAGGCTCTTTTCAGGTAGCTAAGAACTTGGCTGATTTTGTGGAAAATATCCTCAACAGAGATGGTGGACTCGAATATTATCAAATCGGTTTCCGATATCCGGATGTGTTTTGGGAACATGACTTTACTGGGAGGAAAAGGAAGCTCATAATTGTCCAGGATTTCGAAGGATATGAACTTTTGCTGCCAAGTGACCTTGACCAATTGGTTATAAGAAATAATAAACAGTGGAGCGGAGACTTATGTGGAGCTTTTTCATTCAAAGCTCCTTCATCACTGAGGGAGATACAAGTGAGAGATTTCCCAAAATTGGAGAGATTGTGCTGTATGTCTGGTCGCTGTTCCTTCTGCCAACATCTCCAAAACCTTCAATCTTTGGATCTATATAGATTGGAAAGACTAGACGCCATCTGGAGTGAAGAAGACGAATTCATAGGTTTGCCCAACTTGAGTCAATTGAAGATCTCGTATTGTGATACGATAGAAAGGTTGATGGGAGCTGCGGCACTTGCGAAATTCCCAAAACTAGAGGGTATAGACGTGAGTAGTTGTAAGTTAATGAAAGAGGTATTTGCAACGGGGATGAGCGAGGATGATCCTGATCACACAATTACGTTCCCCAACTCATTCAAGTACTTGTATTTATTGAACCTGCCAGAATTGGTGAGTGTGTGCGGCAGCATTATAGTCTCTGAATCCCCTCCAGTCGTTACGGCCTACTGCTGTCGACAACTAAGACAGTCCCACCTTCGGCACAAGCAATCTCCTTCAGCTTCTGAGTCTAATATTAAAATACGATATTGA